A window of the Halobacterium hubeiense genome harbors these coding sequences:
- the artA gene encoding archaeosortase A has translation MVSALTDALAWIVVAAFATSAVLQVDYRQYSRYTAVAAWTLFAVFWGLLAPYYFFEHLSIIEGALSAVAVPACLYTAYLVGTGKRQLETLTRSIAIMGLLFLPFETIEPARRFAIETVAQQAEWLMAQFGYYPPVVEGEHGYMAKFVFTGEHVVTGESWKFPTTVLMACTGIGSMSIVGGLALAVKAPWKRRAQALAIALPVIYGLNVIRVAFIAVAHGEQWFRNPTMQDIVFAVFPSDDPNMVSYLFADRMLAQSASVVALVVLTFVLLRIVPELGGVVEDVAYIATGNEYDITEQFAE, from the coding sequence ATGGTATCCGCGTTAACTGACGCGCTCGCGTGGATCGTCGTCGCGGCGTTCGCCACGAGCGCAGTTCTCCAGGTGGACTACCGCCAGTACAGCAGGTACACGGCGGTTGCCGCGTGGACGCTGTTCGCGGTGTTCTGGGGGCTACTCGCGCCGTACTACTTCTTCGAGCACTTGAGCATCATCGAGGGTGCGTTGAGCGCGGTCGCCGTCCCCGCGTGTCTCTACACCGCGTACCTCGTCGGCACCGGGAAACGCCAGCTGGAGACGCTGACGCGCTCGATCGCCATCATGGGACTGTTGTTCCTGCCGTTCGAGACCATCGAGCCGGCGCGCCGGTTCGCCATCGAGACGGTCGCCCAGCAGGCCGAATGGCTGATGGCACAGTTCGGCTACTACCCGCCGGTCGTGGAAGGCGAACACGGCTACATGGCGAAGTTCGTGTTCACCGGCGAGCACGTCGTCACGGGCGAGTCGTGGAAGTTCCCGACGACCGTCCTGATGGCGTGTACGGGCATCGGCAGTATGTCCATCGTCGGCGGGCTCGCGCTCGCGGTGAAAGCGCCGTGGAAGCGCCGCGCCCAGGCACTCGCAATCGCGCTCCCGGTCATCTACGGGCTGAACGTGATTCGCGTGGCGTTCATCGCCGTCGCCCACGGCGAACAGTGGTTCCGCAACCCAACGATGCAGGACATCGTCTTCGCGGTGTTCCCGAGCGACGACCCGAACATGGTGTCGTACCTGTTCGCCGACCGTATGCTCGCGCAGTCCGCGTCGGTCGTCGCACTCGTCGTCCTGACGTTCGTGCTGCTGCGCATCGTCCCGGAGCTCGGCGGCGTCGTCGAAGACGTCGCGTACATCGCGACCGGCAACGAGTACGACATCACCGAGCAGTTCGCGGAGTAA
- a CDS encoding MarR family transcriptional regulator: protein MPIDIQSFEEGDEADLRAGGRTNAEEVLAFLASSPDQAYTPSEIHDGTTVARGSLGVVLSRLEDRGLVRHRGDYWAIGDVEALDVTLSSMATARAATERLGAEDPDEWGPGVDDGDESE from the coding sequence ATGCCGATCGACATCCAGTCCTTCGAGGAGGGCGACGAAGCCGACCTCCGAGCGGGCGGCCGAACGAACGCCGAGGAGGTGCTGGCGTTCCTCGCCTCGTCGCCGGACCAGGCGTACACGCCGAGCGAAATCCACGACGGAACGACCGTCGCACGCGGCAGCCTCGGCGTCGTCCTCTCCCGACTGGAAGACCGCGGCCTCGTTCGCCACCGCGGCGACTACTGGGCTATCGGTGACGTCGAAGCCCTCGACGTGACGCTCAGTTCGATGGCGACGGCGCGAGCTGCGACCGAACGGCTCGGTGCCGAAGACCCCGACGAGTGGGGCCCGGGCGTCGACGACGGTGACGAGAGCGAATAG
- a CDS encoding efflux RND transporter permease subunit, which produces MGIGDRIEAATRRLNDTIVSRPRAVVLAFLVVTAMFVGGFGLISTETDSTESFTDGLEAQQALDSVNAEFEDPFRPEMESTQLIHTGDNVLTKEALVRNIRLIEEIESRDDLRMASASGPAPVVAQAIDPSATTVAEQRRVLEAASATEIRQTIRSLSDNAQFTGVISEDFNPTSVSATASITSVSHDVPQGFTDDDLTAVQTSIQSLASSEPGDIRAFGAGITNAEMSNVIGDSLVIVMPVVVILLLIFLVVAYRDPIDLLLGLFALLMTIIWTFGFLGYSGIPFNQQMISVPVLLLAVGVDFGIHIINRYREETVQGFEPVKAMRTANNQLMIAFVIVTVTTVFGFGANVISDLTPIRNMGIASSAGIIFTFLIFGLFLPAAKLEVDKLRARFGVPEFNSEPIASEDSALGRALSLPAVVSRYAPTVFVLVLLLTGGVAAAYGSGVDTSFETEDFLPPEQQPGYVTGLPEPFAPSDYTVTETTNLLEDKFATNQDQSVTIYFEGSFEEAHALEALASPNDDPPEELAVGAGGGAQAQSILTVIQSHAQQNPEFAELIARNDQNDNGIPDRNLDRIYDVLFASSASDQASQYLTEDRQAAQVVYSIDSDASQSAAADATRQFTEDFRYTATATGQVVVFDAVTGIIFTSAIEGLVLAIGLTAIFLVIAYGVLERKPMLGVVNVFPILISIAYLIGTMRYLGMALNALTATILSISIGLGIAYSVHTTHRFIDEFNESGDAHMAMVRTLSGTGGALLGSMLTTSLGTGALALAITPVLGDFGLLMAISVVYSFIFSIVALPPAVLLWSRYRNSEPLAIVRSR; this is translated from the coding sequence ATGGGAATCGGAGACCGGATTGAGGCGGCGACGAGACGACTCAACGACACGATCGTCTCTCGTCCGCGTGCGGTCGTGTTGGCGTTTCTTGTCGTTACAGCCATGTTTGTCGGTGGCTTCGGGCTGATCTCGACTGAAACCGACTCGACCGAATCATTCACCGATGGTCTTGAAGCTCAACAGGCTCTCGATTCGGTCAACGCGGAGTTCGAGGACCCATTCCGCCCGGAGATGGAGTCCACGCAGCTCATCCACACGGGGGATAACGTCCTCACGAAGGAGGCGCTTGTTCGAAACATCCGCCTCATCGAAGAGATCGAAAGCCGCGACGACCTTCGAATGGCGTCGGCTTCCGGCCCGGCGCCGGTTGTCGCGCAAGCGATCGACCCCTCAGCGACAACGGTCGCTGAACAGCGCCGCGTGCTCGAAGCTGCGTCGGCAACCGAAATCCGACAAACGATCCGCAGCTTATCGGACAACGCCCAGTTCACCGGCGTTATTTCGGAGGATTTCAACCCGACGTCCGTTTCTGCGACGGCGTCGATCACGTCCGTCTCTCACGATGTTCCTCAGGGATTCACGGATGATGACCTGACCGCGGTCCAGACGTCCATTCAGTCGCTTGCGAGTAGTGAGCCCGGCGATATCCGTGCGTTCGGTGCTGGGATCACGAACGCGGAGATGAGCAACGTCATCGGCGACTCGCTGGTCATCGTGATGCCGGTCGTCGTCATTCTCCTGTTGATCTTCCTGGTGGTCGCATACCGGGACCCGATCGACCTGCTGTTGGGGTTGTTTGCCCTCTTGATGACGATCATCTGGACGTTTGGGTTCCTCGGCTACTCCGGGATCCCGTTCAATCAACAGATGATCTCCGTCCCCGTATTGCTGCTGGCAGTCGGGGTTGACTTCGGGATTCACATCATCAATCGCTATCGGGAGGAGACAGTCCAGGGCTTCGAACCGGTCAAGGCGATGCGGACAGCGAACAACCAGTTGATGATCGCGTTCGTGATCGTCACTGTGACGACCGTGTTCGGGTTCGGCGCGAACGTGATTTCGGACCTCACCCCGATTCGCAACATGGGGATTGCGTCGAGCGCAGGGATCATCTTCACGTTCCTCATCTTCGGCCTGTTCCTCCCCGCGGCAAAGCTCGAAGTGGATAAACTCCGGGCCCGATTTGGCGTTCCCGAGTTCAACTCGGAGCCAATTGCATCCGAAGACTCTGCCCTGGGTCGTGCACTATCGCTGCCCGCCGTTGTAAGTCGGTACGCACCGACTGTCTTTGTGCTGGTCTTACTGCTTACGGGCGGTGTCGCCGCCGCCTACGGTTCTGGAGTTGACACGTCCTTCGAGACGGAGGACTTCCTCCCACCCGAACAACAACCAGGGTACGTGACGGGGCTGCCGGAGCCGTTTGCGCCCAGTGACTACACCGTCACGGAGACGACGAACTTACTCGAAGACAAATTCGCAACGAACCAAGACCAATCGGTGACAATATACTTTGAAGGATCGTTTGAGGAAGCTCATGCGCTCGAAGCGCTTGCCAGCCCGAATGATGACCCACCTGAGGAGCTCGCGGTCGGCGCTGGTGGTGGGGCGCAAGCTCAAAGCATTCTCACGGTCATACAGTCGCACGCCCAGCAGAACCCCGAATTCGCTGAACTTATCGCACGAAACGACCAGAATGACAACGGCATTCCGGACCGGAATCTCGACCGCATCTATGATGTGCTGTTCGCGTCCAGCGCAAGCGACCAAGCATCCCAGTATCTGACTGAGGACCGGCAGGCCGCCCAAGTCGTCTATTCCATAGATTCAGACGCCTCACAGTCAGCAGCTGCCGACGCAACCCGGCAGTTCACTGAGGACTTCCGGTACACCGCGACGGCGACAGGCCAAGTCGTGGTGTTCGACGCCGTGACGGGGATTATCTTCACGTCCGCGATTGAGGGACTGGTGCTTGCCATCGGCTTGACCGCCATCTTCCTCGTGATTGCTTACGGGGTGTTGGAGCGGAAACCGATGCTCGGCGTTGTGAACGTGTTCCCCATCCTCATCTCGATTGCGTACCTGATCGGAACGATGCGATATCTCGGGATGGCATTAAACGCGTTGACAGCAACCATCCTCTCGATCTCGATCGGACTCGGGATCGCCTACTCCGTTCACACAACGCATCGATTTATCGACGAGTTCAACGAGAGCGGCGATGCACACATGGCGATGGTGCGCACGCTTTCGGGAACTGGTGGGGCGCTGTTAGGCAGCATGCTAACCACCTCTCTCGGGACGGGTGCACTTGCACTCGCCATCACCCCCGTTCTTGGCGACTTCGGGCTTCTGATGGCGATTAGTGTGGTGTACTCGTTCATCTTCTCCATCGTCGCATTACCACCCGCAGTATTGCTGTGGTCGCGGTACCGTAACAGCGAACCACTCGCGATAGTACGCTCCCGTTGA
- a CDS encoding BGTF surface domain-containing protein → MNGTILRSTQSTAGASSSDGWSQTSYEQPAGDIVTVSLNLSTMTATDGVTAERGSARDHAYIQLGGVSSGFLDVLRVEDADSDGDVTFSINTRTLGTSDSISATASDLVYHSDGDVIRSSVHGRLSTADDSPTFLGPDGSELTGFGEYLAALGLIDSASADRGIDQLRRPLQPGNYSLLASTAGEFRANATSDSRGSAEYTSKPTSPTIEATTIELTKPGLGEMSIQAAPAGPANAAPNHTALVDSATESRTVTATDRIVITAEATGIYGHLVAIEGGFEALSTGFDPGTLSQLETRTGEGVEFAVESTDGPVLRGPGPSDGLESPLEVLDLSTLDATAVTVYADNTAGKLYIVVDPRATDTFALTDDASRNFSAALEYRTDATSPFLFDREDQHIQSYYRGLVGGAGGDVDTPAFPYFEPGENTTATTQFSLVEPRVRFEGTDGWVESGSPVVVDRQSPTHIRGKTNIAPGTDAELQLTSRAANTSFTSLQRSPVSIAPNGTFSGTLDLSEAAVRGTSTLSLLIDGTEVARTELVVVSEVQQTANQSVQTTVVSAESETDAEESGGTTPSLTPLTALIVVAAAFAWLFISRR, encoded by the coding sequence ATGAACGGCACCATACTGCGGTCCACGCAGTCGACCGCTGGAGCTTCCTCTTCCGATGGCTGGAGCCAGACGAGCTACGAACAGCCAGCTGGCGACATCGTCACCGTCTCGCTGAATCTGTCCACGATGACAGCGACCGACGGTGTTACTGCTGAACGTGGCTCGGCCCGCGATCACGCCTATATTCAACTTGGGGGGGTTTCAAGCGGCTTTCTCGACGTGCTCCGTGTCGAGGACGCTGACAGCGATGGAGATGTTACGTTTTCGATCAATACGCGGACGCTTGGGACGAGCGACAGTATCAGCGCCACAGCTAGCGACCTCGTTTACCACAGTGACGGTGACGTCATTCGGAGCAGCGTTCACGGCCGGCTTTCAACCGCTGACGACAGCCCCACCTTTCTCGGGCCGGACGGCTCCGAACTGACCGGATTTGGCGAATACCTCGCTGCATTAGGGCTCATCGACTCGGCATCGGCCGATCGTGGCATTGACCAACTTCGGCGGCCGTTGCAGCCGGGGAACTACTCTCTCCTCGCCAGTACAGCCGGTGAGTTCCGCGCCAATGCCACATCCGATTCTCGTGGCTCCGCTGAGTACACATCCAAACCGACGTCGCCCACCATCGAGGCAACAACGATCGAACTGACGAAGCCAGGCCTCGGCGAAATGTCCATCCAAGCTGCGCCGGCAGGGCCGGCAAATGCCGCTCCCAACCACACGGCATTGGTAGACTCCGCGACGGAGAGCCGGACAGTCACGGCGACCGACCGGATCGTGATTACCGCCGAGGCGACCGGCATTTATGGCCATCTCGTCGCGATTGAGGGAGGGTTCGAAGCGCTCTCAACAGGGTTCGATCCCGGAACTCTCTCGCAGTTGGAAACTAGAACCGGGGAGGGAGTTGAGTTTGCGGTTGAGTCGACTGACGGGCCGGTGCTACGCGGTCCCGGTCCTTCGGACGGACTTGAATCTCCACTTGAGGTGTTGGACCTCTCCACGCTTGACGCAACCGCTGTCACTGTGTATGCGGACAATACGGCGGGGAAACTCTACATTGTCGTCGATCCGCGGGCAACAGATACCTTCGCGTTGACCGACGACGCTAGCCGAAATTTCTCCGCTGCCCTCGAGTACCGCACCGACGCAACGTCGCCATTCCTCTTTGACCGTGAGGACCAGCACATCCAGTCGTACTATCGCGGCTTGGTGGGCGGTGCTGGCGGCGATGTCGATACACCCGCCTTCCCGTACTTTGAACCTGGTGAGAACACCACCGCGACGACCCAGTTCTCGCTCGTCGAACCACGCGTCCGGTTCGAGGGCACGGATGGGTGGGTGGAGTCGGGTTCCCCGGTTGTCGTCGACCGACAGTCTCCGACCCATATCCGCGGGAAAACGAACATCGCGCCCGGGACGGACGCGGAACTTCAACTGACATCCCGAGCGGCAAACACGTCATTCACGTCGTTGCAGCGGTCACCTGTCTCGATCGCCCCAAATGGAACGTTCTCTGGCACGCTCGACCTCTCCGAGGCAGCGGTCCGTGGGACATCGACTCTCTCGCTTCTGATTGATGGTACGGAGGTTGCTCGCACGGAGTTGGTGGTCGTTTCGGAGGTTCAGCAGACGGCGAACCAGTCTGTGCAAACGACTGTCGTTTCCGCTGAATCCGAGACGGACGCAGAGGAATCAGGCGGGACTACACCTAGCCTCACCCCGCTCACCGCCCTCATTGTGGTAGCCGCCGCGTTCGCGTGGCTGTTTATATCCCGGCGGTAG